Below is a genomic region from Henckelia pumila isolate YLH828 chromosome 3, ASM3356847v2, whole genome shotgun sequence.
TAAATTTGTGTCTTataaaatgaatatatataGTAAATTCGTTGAAGTACTTTGTAAATCTTGAAACAACTTTTAGATGTTCCCAAATGCGTGTGTGAGTAGTTGTAGCCTTGCTTGCCGCAGATTATTTGTTAGATATTAAAAGGAAGCAGGATAATCTTGTGACTATAGAGAAGCAAAATGGCGGCGACGACTCTTGGGATACCCATTGCAATCCCTGGTAGTAGTTCCCACAAAAAGTTCATCTTTTTGGGTCATCCCAAAAACATCCGATTTAATCAGTCTCCTTCTTCACACGGCACCGTCATTGTTTACTCCAGCCGCCGGAGAAAAAACGCCATCACTCCCACACCTGCTAAGGAAATACACAAGGTGCTGATATACGTTTTGTGCATTTTTTTCACATTCGGGGAAAAAAATCTTAAAAGTTGAAGGGCAACTGGTTTATGAAGCTTTGTGCTGTATGCAGAAAACTTTGAGTCATAAAAATctggaagaagatgatgatataGATGAGGATGCTTTCGAGGCACTATTTAGTCAGCTCGAAGAAGATTTGAAAAAGGATGGTTTGATTGATGAGGATGGTGAGGATGACTTTTTAAGTGAGGAAGAACTTGCAAAACTTGAGCATGAACTAGCCGAGGCTCTCGAGGAAGATGAGCTTCTTGGGGAATTAGGCTCCATGGCCTACGGAGACAACGATATTGAAGATATCAAAGAAGAATCTGATAATATGGATGATGAGGAAGCGGATGATGAAGAGGAGGAAATCCCGATAAAGCTCAAGAATTGGCAATCCCGAAGATTGGCCTATGCTCTGAAAGCTGGTCGGCGGAAGAGTAGTGTAAGTCCCAGTCTTGCTCGCATCATGTCACTAGTTCTTAGTACGTTGTCATAAAGTTTATAGAATGGTTCTTGTTTTGTTCTAAATGCATTAATTATTATTAGCTAAGAGTAATCTATATAGCTGGAGAACTTGTCGAAGTGATGGACCGGCCCTTTTAGTTGCTCTTCttaccagaaaaaaaaaaaaaagaagcacTTTTCTATGCTAGTTGAATACGGGCAGTTTGTGGAGGTTTTGTTCTTGGTTTTTCTCATATTTTGACTGTAGCTGTCCACTTTTCTCTGCTGAATTTGTGGACACGGATGTGTATTTGTTTCGCAATGATTTTCAGAAAATGTGGATAGTTTTAGGTTCTCTTAAATCAGTCGTACtagaataaaaaattttggcatTGGAATTTTATCGTTTTATATAACTATGGACTTCGATTGCAGATAAAAAATCTTTCTGCTGATCTATGTCTTGATAGAGCTGTTGTCCTTAAATTACTTCGTGACCCCCCTCCAAATCTTGTAATGCTGAGTGCGGCTTTGCCTGATAAACCTGTTCCTACAAGCATGGAACTTGAGGAGGAAATCGAGGAAACTCCTCCCTTGAAGCAGACACCACAAACTACGAAGCCTAAAGCTGAGGTGAAGTTACCAATTCATGAAATCCGAAACAACTGGTCTGCCCGAAAAAGACTGAAGAAAGTGCAGATAGAAACTCTGGAGCTAGTCTATAGACGAACAAAGCGCCCAACTGTAAGTCAAATAACCTAATACACTGATGCTATGATTTACATTTACTGAAGTTATTAATAAAAGAATGATGAAGCGTGCAAGACGCCTCAGGAAATATGATGCAGAATGAATTGAAATTAATGTCATAATGATGATCAGAGCATCTATAAATGAGATTTAGGATAGAATTAGAAACTCAGTGTTTGTGTGAGCTATAGAGTTTTAGGATAGCATCTATAAGGATGATCAGAGCATCTATAAATGAGATTTAGGATAGAATTACAAGGGGTAGAGGAGGAACCAGGGGCGGCGGTAGAGTGGATTATGTGGGATCATATTTGTGAATATGCACGTTTGTTGAGTCATATTTAAGGTTTAGCCAACTTTACATCAAGAGAAAATCTCTAGTTGTAGGTACTCATGCATGTTTTATGCATCTAACGTAGCATAGGCCAACTCTCCAGGTAAGTAGTCGGAGCCAATGTATCATGTTTACATTGTAGTTCTTTGTGATAAAGTAATGATGGACCTTTTTGCTCGCTATGTAGAATACGATGATCAGCAGCATTGTGTATTTGACAAATCTGCCTCGGAAACGAGTGGTGAAATGGTTCGAAGACAAACGAGCTGAAGATGAGGTACCCGACAAACGCCTACCATATCATCGATCTGGTACTGAAACTGTCTTTACCAGTTAAAACTTACTGTTTTTTCTGTGATAACTTGTAACTACCAGCCTTACTAATGTGTACAAAAAACCAATATAGTTGTGTTGTATGGAATTCTTCTCACATTACTTAAATAAgcattcactttttttttttgacaattaaATAAGCATTCACTTTTGATACACGCATTCACTTAAATATCTGCTGGTCCATTTCGCAGATAGTCTGATGGGTAGTCTGCAATGAAATATCTATAGTATCTATATGATTAACGATTCTTCTACGgacaataattaattttgttacGAGTTACGACAGTGTatcgaattttatttttattttattttttttttgaaaaaaggaAAACACTAAAATATCATTACTTTGTTGTCACGAGTCTTTGATGGTTGTGAACATTTTGGAACGACAAATGAAACAATGTGTATCGATCAGATATCAATTATGGAGTTTCTGGTATCCAACAAGAGCCACGTTCCATGCTATAATTAGCCTAAGAAGATCAATCTGACCCACACAAGACAATATATATCTcccaataaaaaaatcaaatatttacattaataaatatatatatatatacacatatatatttgaaaacttATATCGTTAGTTTGCATGCATAGGCGACATATAATTTGCATGCACGTACGTATGGCaagttaatttaattaatatttatcgTACCATGGGCGAGATACATGCAGATTAATTTGGAAATGTATAATTAAACCTGTGATCatgcaattaatttaaatttattaatgtCATCGAGGTAAATAAGATCGATCGATCTGGAagttaaaagacgttccaacaACTAACAAAGACCAAATTGTATCTTGTTTAGTTAATAATTTCTGTTGTTTTCTCCATAATCCATACAGACCATATATggttataattaataatatcgtGTCATCAAATATAATGACTTTCAAGAACCTCTAGTAGCTACTTGTGAGAACCTTTGATTTCTCTGAAGACTTAATTGGCTTCTCATAAGTATAACATTACTTAATTGCCTAATTAAGCAAAT
It encodes:
- the LOC140891437 gene encoding uncharacterized protein isoform X1; translation: MHICSTVHIHTVQLFEFTGLHRQSPVHGSAVHQSPASRSKMAATTLGIPIAIPGSSSHKKFIFLGHPKNIRFNQSPSSHGTVIVYSSRRRKNAITPTPAKEIHKKTLSHKNLEEDDDIDEDAFEALFSQLEEDLKKDGLIDEDGEDDFLSEEELAKLEHELAEALEEDELLGELGSMAYGDNDIEDIKEESDNMDDEEADDEEEEIPIKLKNWQSRRLAYALKAGRRKSSIKNLSADLCLDRAVVLKLLRDPPPNLVMLSAALPDKPVPTSMELEEEIEETPPLKQTPQTTKPKAEVKLPIHEIRNNWSARKRLKKVQIETLELVYRRTKRPTNTMISSIVYLTNLPRKRVVKWFEDKRAEDEVPDKRLPYHRSGTETVFTS
- the LOC140891437 gene encoding uncharacterized protein isoform X2 — protein: MAATTLGIPIAIPGSSSHKKFIFLGHPKNIRFNQSPSSHGTVIVYSSRRRKNAITPTPAKEIHKKTLSHKNLEEDDDIDEDAFEALFSQLEEDLKKDGLIDEDGEDDFLSEEELAKLEHELAEALEEDELLGELGSMAYGDNDIEDIKEESDNMDDEEADDEEEEIPIKLKNWQSRRLAYALKAGRRKSSIKNLSADLCLDRAVVLKLLRDPPPNLVMLSAALPDKPVPTSMELEEEIEETPPLKQTPQTTKPKAEVKLPIHEIRNNWSARKRLKKVQIETLELVYRRTKRPTNTMISSIVYLTNLPRKRVVKWFEDKRAEDEVPDKRLPYHRSGTETVFTS